The Mobula hypostoma chromosome 9, sMobHyp1.1, whole genome shotgun sequence genomic sequence cctcggccttcaggctcttgaaacaatgGGGATAATTTCACACTATTTCACTTCATCGTtgattatggactcactttcaaggactcttcatcttatattctcgatatttattgcttatttatttattattattattattatttctttctttttgcatttgcacattgtggtcttttgcacactgtttgaatgcccaagttggtttggtctttcattgattctgtgatgGTTACtactttattatggatttattgagaatgcccgcaagaaaatgtatctcagggttgtatttcgtgacatatatatactttgataatatactttgaactatgctaccatgccccccccccacagttaTTGGACACAATTGTCTTCCAGAAGCCTCCACCCTTTCAACAGTTTTTGCAGTACACAGCCAAGTGCCTGTGACAACCAGCACTGATGCTGCATGAGGCCTCATCAATTACGAAGTTAACATAGGTGACAAAAATTTATCTCCCTCCTAATTGGATTACAGCTAAACCAAGttcctggcaacacacacaaaatgctggaggaactcagtaggccaggcagcatctaaggaaaagagtacagttgacatttcagaccgagaaccTGCAGCAGGAAACCAAATTTCTGCCTTTTCGCATATCCAGCCCCTACACATCTGCAGCAGCAGGTTATAAAGTAACACGAAAACGCGTTACCTAGGCTGAGCTTCCCACAGCAACATAACTGTGTCTCTGCGAATCAGGACAAAAGGCCAAATCTGACATCTTGTGTAGTGAACCTAAGCTTCTACCACCTGCGTTGTTTTTGTGAGAGTTGGCCAATGCACTAACTTAAAACAGGGAAAAAAAGCTGTAAAAGTTcattcctgttgaagggtctctgcACAGGACATcgtctctttattcctttccacggatgctacctgacctgctgagttcctccagcattttgtgtgttactctggatttccagcatctgcagattctcttgtgatAATGAAATGTTCAGCAAGTCTGCCAATTTCGGTAGGCAGGGAAATGGAGTTAATATTTCGTTTCTGGTGACCTTCCAtcagagaagggggggggggagagcaagAGAAGGCAGAAAGGAACATCTGTGAGAGGGTGAAGGCAATAAAAATCCATCGACAAAAGGAGTGGATGAGCAAGGAAAGATTTGACTGTGATAGGGTACAGTGCCAAATAAGCCTATTCAGGGGCAGAGAAGTATGGATGTTCTGCCACAATTTCAATCCATAAGGAACAATATTAGCCTGcagatacacactcagtggccactttattaggtgcacttatagatctgctcattaatgcaaatatctaattagccaaacaTGTGGCAGTAATTAAATGCAGACACTGTCGAGAGGtacagttgttattcagaccaaacatcagaatggggaagaactgttATCTAAGTGGCTGACTGTTTAATGCCCGATGGGTTaaattgagtatctcagaaactgctgatctcctgggacttaaGCCTCTAAAgtttacaaaaagaaacaaaaaaacatccagtgagtggcagttctgtgggtgaaaacaccttgttaatgagagaggtcggaagagaatggccagactggttcaagctgactggaaggcaacagtaactcagataatcacAGATTACAGCTgcggtgtgcaggagagcatctctgaatgcacagcacgtccaagcttgaagtggatggactacgaCAGCAGAAAAACATGAacgtatactcagtggccacttttttagatgcaggaggtagctaataaagtggccacagtctAGGTAATGTTGATTTAGGATCCCCGTTGAAGCTATCTCCCCTATCACCAACGCCTACGGTATTCAGAAGCACTTAAACCCGAGAAATAAAGACTAACTTGGCTGAATAAACCAGGTCCACAATGTAGACAATAAGGTTAACATAGGTTAAAACAGTCGCTGTGACTTGGTTATCCCACTTGCAGTTGCCTCGTGTACAGGCTTGTGGTCTGTTCGGAGTGCCGTAGCGTTCACTAAAGCAGAAAATTGGCCAGATGATTGCCACGGTAACGTACATCAGAACGGCCAGGACGTTGTAGACTGTCAAAAAAGTCTCAAAAGGAAATGGTAACGTAGCCGTGAGCTTAGCAATGGTTAAAATTATGATCAGGAAGGTGAGGATAAAACAGATGCAGTATACAGCCATGCACCACTGCCGACCAGAATTGGCCCCATATGAGCCCTCAACAAGTACGAAGATAATGCAGGCGATGAAAGCTTCCAACACTTTAAGCAGTCCTGGAACAGTCTTTAAAAAGCCACTGACTTCACCAGGCTTTGCTCGCGTGAGACCGACTTCAATCGCGTAGGCAATAAAGCACAGGCAGGACATGACGGTGGCTGCTATTTGTTGGTCCTCAGTTACACGCTTGTCGGAGGAGAGGTAAACAGTGGGGTAAATAATCGAGGCAGTCAGGTTCAAAAGCGTGGCCAGCATCGCAAACGAGGTGGTGAAGTCCTCCCAGGATATCGGAATATTGGTGTGAAGGCCTGTCAGCTCCAATGCAACAATGATAAAGGTGACGGCAAACGAAAAGCACCAGGCGAACATACACCAACCTCCGTAAGGTCCAGAGTAACGATCCACGTGAGCAATCAGACTGAATGCCGTGCATGAAAGGAAGACTTCAAAAAGCCTCACAATCCCCACTGGGGTGATCAACGATCTGAAATTCATTTGCACAGGCATCCTGCGGAATATCTAGGAAACTCTACTCTTGGTATACTTCTCTCTTTGCTGCAACGCACTGAGGTGTGGTTCACTGCTATCCACATAAAACTTAATATGTTACATATTCTCCCACAAACATTCTTCCTGGTGAGTCACGTCTGATGGCCACACCGATAGTTTATTTGCTTCTCTGAGTTGGCTGGGATAACACAGGAGTGCCTACCTTAAAATTAGTTTCCTAAGTACTTTATTTTCTGTTGGGTCAAAGTATTTCTTTGTGAGAAGATACACACCCTACCCTTCTAATGGCTAATCATTTTCAGAACGTGCCTGTGCTTTTGGGGTGGATTAAATTTGTCAAGGTTCTTCCTTTCCTGGCTGTAAAGACACAATCTAACTTTAAAGAGAAACTAGCGATGCAAAAAATCATGTGTTGATTTCTCTGGGCTGAGAGTTCTTGCCAACCTTCAGACACGGTCATGAGCAGGAAATTTTACAAGGcaccttaaatgttttttttattgtaatatGCATACAATGAATACTCAGAGTGAAAAGAAGGTGCAGGAgactcaggattcacaccaccagattcagggacagttgttacccttgaaacaaaggggataacttcactcaacttcacttgtccaatCATTGAAATTCCCACAACcttatggactccctttcaagaactcttcaactcatgttcttgatatttattgcttatttatttaacattactatttctttctttttatatttgcgtttcacgtaccccgtgacgggttaaaggtccagcagaaatggaaaacactttggagtctggtattgctattaactaatggaatttattagtaactacgcaatacagtaatataaatgcagataaatcaaagaggttagcaatgattatatataagtaagtgtggaaatatatgaaaaccaagcttcttcaggtctaggggtaaatagtcttaccatgatgagtaaagttcagttcagttcgtggtattgagttgagtagtgatggagagagagagagggagaggtttgaagtcttcaggtgagctgacgccatcgatctcccctttgtcctccgaaatcctttagaagtcaccgaccgtgaccacaacaaaggagaccgttcttctgtggtgcaattatcaacccaggcgagggttggacacacaaataactccccactggtcacgccctgttcacactgcaagagccactgatcgatccacctCATCAGTcctccaaaactcactttttctgtgggcacaacaaagttcattcagtgtccaaaaccatgtgtctgtccgTTTATCATCTGACCTATTTATTTCACCTTGCCGAATACTAGCTGTTCTTCAACcagctcctcctctctctctctctgtaagaaaacagaagctgaaaccagtgtccttgtaaaaatgtaaacatgctgcagaaaaCCCATAACATCATCCAAAgctgtctttgtctctctctctctcttaaaaacaagatgtcggtgttaaataactctctctctctctcagttcataggggtaattcaggaccctggtacagcagtttgttgtcttttgcattctggttgaacacccaattgGTGCaaccttttattgattctattatggttatcattctatTATTGAATTTGACAAGAGAATagacctcagggttgtatatggtgatatatatgtactggCGCGTGTTGAcgcatggtcaagtggttaaggcattcatctagtgatttgaaggtcgctagttcgagccttggctgaggcagcgtgttgtgtccttgagcaaggcacttaaccacacattgctctgtgacgacactggtgccaagctgtatgggtcctaatgcccttcccttggacaacattggtggcatggagaggggagacttgcagcatgggcaactgccagtcttccacacaaccttgcccaggcctgcgacctggaaaccttccagggtgcaaatccatggtttcatgagactaacggatgcctatagatgtttgtgtgtgtgtgtatgtatatactttgataataaatttactttgaactttcttgaactttgaaaattgaaaaatcacacatttttgattttatttattaattgaagggtataatgaaatatagTACAAAAAAGAAAATCTTCCATGTGTCATTAACTTTTGCGCTGGCCAgcggtttattaacaatgagctattgACTTTCTCCCTGTGTTTATTTttgcaatttgtaacagtgttgcaaCATGAAACACTGACAGTGTAAATACATTaaagctcaaacaacaggaattctgcagatgctggaaattcaagcaacacacatcaaagttgctggtgaacgcagcagaccaggcagcatctctaggaagaggtgcagttgatgtttcaggccgagacccttcgtcaggactaactgaaagaagagctagtaagagatttgaaagttggagggggagggcaagatccaaaatgataggagaagacaggaggggagggatggagccaagagctggacaggtgattggcaaaggggatatgagaggatcatgggacaggaggcccagggagaaggaaaaggggtacgagggggaggtggggcattagcagaagttagagaagtcgatgttcatgccatcaggttggaggctacccagacggaatataaggtgttgttcttccaagctgagtgtggcttcatctttacagtagaggaggccatggatagacatgtcagaatgggaatgggatgtggaattaaaatgtgtggccactgggagatcctgctttctctggcggacagagcgtaggtgttcagcaaagcggtctcccagtctgtgtcgggtctcgccaatatataggcggccacatcgggagcaccagatgcagtatatcaccccagccaactcacaggtgataTTAAAGCTCCAAAGTTTTCCAAAGTAAATGTTGCGGTACGTTCATTATTTAGacaatttatggattatatttatTAACACATAGTTAATTACAGgtcatttcacaattatattaacatagatttcaaattgatattaatataatttcaaaatgttattaacattatataaaagacaATTCCAGCTGAATGGTAAAGGTTATGTGCGCTGGAGCACTATTGAGCACCAGCACAGCTTAGAGGCAACAGTGGCTTTTACTCCATGAGGATGTGAcagagttcaagttcaagattattgtcattcaaccatacatcatTCCTCCAAGGCCAAGTTGCAAGGCACAGTACATATAATCACACGTGGCACATTTAGTTATGAAAATACCTACAGTCACAAagaaatattagcacaagtccctgagtggtgtATGGCATGTTGtactggagccatgtttctgcaggaACGagcacgcagcagttcctcaCCTCATGCTGGGTCAGCCATATTGAGATCTGTTCACTTGGGCTATGTAAGCTTTTAGTTGGCATGTGCCCTTTCCCCATTATGGGTATGCACACAAGGGTGGCAGTGGAGAGAATGTTGAGAAAGAAAATGGTAGCCTAGTGTATTAAACGTAAATGGAGAAagtaaagttttaaaaaatgaaggaaaatcttttctttgttgaCTCTACATTATCagtgttggcagaggatggtttcCAATTATTGGATCCCATTCGATAAGAGTAAGCCTTATGAAAG encodes the following:
- the LOC134351400 gene encoding myeloid-associated differentiation marker homolog, whose amino-acid sequence is MPVQMNFRSLITPVGIVRLFEVFLSCTAFSLIAHVDRYSGPYGGWCMFAWCFSFAVTFIIVALELTGLHTNIPISWEDFTTSFAMLATLLNLTASIIYPTVYLSSDKRVTEDQQIAATVMSCLCFIAYAIEVGLTRAKPGEVSGFLKTVPGLLKVLEAFIACIIFVLVEGSYGANSGRQWCMAVYCICFILTFLIIILTIAKLTATLPFPFETFLTVYNVLAVLMYVTVAIIWPIFCFSERYGTPNRPQACTRGNCKWDNQVTATVLTYVNLIVYIVDLVYSAKLVFISRV